Part of the Anopheles gambiae chromosome 3, idAnoGambNW_F1_1, whole genome shotgun sequence genome is shown below.
GGGCCAAacaatgtgcgatatatctcacatttcgtgcgggctcGAAGTCTTCGGGATCTCAGCCGTCGTCGAAGTCCATAGTATGCACGATTCTCCTGCACAATGCGTCGCCGGATTTCCGTCTCAACATCGCAGAATTCTTCTACCACATCGATTTCAACTATCGCCGTCAACTAAttcactgcttcccagatggcctgagtctccggcaagcaggtatTTCGTCTTCGTCGTATTGATTCTCAAACCGATTCTTcctgcttcgcgtttgagtcaGGTGTACGCttcacacaccttcgctgttgtcctTCTGATGATATCAATGTCATGCGCCAAGCTAAGTAATTGAAAAAAGGTAGAGGATTgtgccacggatgtcgttgtATAGCCTTGCGCTTCgacaccttccagggcgatgttgaagtcgcagaccaatgatgtctatatcattaGCGTATGCCCCAGGTGGTCAGGTGGACTTATGTCTCCATCGTTGGTTTCCCAAAGTCTCAACCCCTCAAGTTCCAGATCGCCCTCTCTAGCCCCAAGTTGACTAGGAGACATGCAAACCAGTCCCCCTGAGGCAATCTTTTGTTgctagcaaaaggtcctgatagttttccatccaccttcacctggcaagtgacgttgggtatagtcattctaactagccttatcagtatGGCCGGGACTCCGAAAGGGCTCTTAGCATCATCTTATAGTTTTGACCTGGCTaaaagtcaatgaagagatagTACATTGTGTCAATATTCTGTCATCTTCTCCAAGTtctggtgaagatctgatcagtggttgatttaaAATGCCACACTGTATTTAAAAGGTTCAAAAAATAGGATCAACAATCAATAAACCCTTAGAAAATGTAACCATCGATCTAACGCGTCACCTTGTTTTATGTATCCGAGGTATCAAAAAAGTTCCCTCAACGAATGCCAAAttcatttcaaatgaaaaggGAAGCTAAATAGCTCAAACAAAGGAGAAACAACCCGTTTCAATACATCCTTTCTCCTCTTTCTGCCCCGTTTGTATGCAAATTACCATTTTTCAGTGTACGCGGGTGGGGGTGCAGGTGAAGTAAGTGTCTCGAAAAGCGATCTCGTTTATCGTTTTAATAAAGGGCAAAAAGTATGCATACAAaattcctcctcctcctcctcctcctgttTGTGCTCGGTGTGGACACTAGAACACGCAAAACCGGCACGAAAAGCACACCACTCGCCCGCCACTGTCGTGAGGAGCATATGCACGAAATTACACGAGCCCACCAAACACTATCGAAGGCGAGAGTGTTATTCAAATTATAATATTTCCGATGCCTTTCTATCGATAAGAAGGAGTCGGGGAGGGGGAGTGTGTGGGGTGCGAGTTTGTAGGCATGGGTGGTAGTAGTAATCGCCCTacgccgccgtcgtcgtcgtggtggtggcgtgGAGAAGAAGGTTCGTTTGGGGGTTGGATCAAGAAACAAGTACACTTACTCTCCAGACTCGTTGGATGAAGGTGAGGAGAGGGTTGAGGAAAAGGGGTCCAAGGAAGGtaggtctgtgtgtgtgtgtatgcgcgcgCGATATGTTGTGCCCCATGCTGAATGTAGGGCAATGTTCTTGGCACCGGGGTGGTAGTGTGCAGATTGTTTGCATAAGATTAGCCCTTCGTCGTCAGTCTTGGATCGTGcgcgcgctcgtgtgtgtgtgtgtagggcgATCGAATGTGTGCcaggaaaggggggggggggaggggaacgGGGGTGGTGGTATTGTGAACGGAGTTCATTATACGATTGATGGTGACGGTTGTTGGTTGGTGAAAACGGAAAGCGATCGAGCGTGGGGCGCAACcactagctgctgctgctgctgctgccctccATGACCCGTCCTTAATTGGGCGATTATATTTACGTTAAGTTATTCCAACGCTGGGGGAAGAGCGGGAGGAAAGGTGTAAGCACCAGGTTACAGTGTTACGAACGATTACAATCCTCAGCCAGCAGCAGGATATTATGCTTGTGATAACGCTTTCAATTGCAAGTTTCCGTGGACAGAAATCATCGCATTTGCATAACGTTTTTCTGAGGTGTATAATTGAAATCTAATGtcgtttgcttttccatttctttctcCCTATTTTTTGCAGAGTGATTCTGTTAGTTATTTCCTAGATGAATTAGACCGAATATCGAGGTTAGATTACAAGCCCACCCATCGTGATATTTTGCACTGTCGCAAAGCAACTAAAGGTGTATTTGAGTTTACGATAAGGATACAGGTAAGCTGAACGCCCTTTATTAATAAAGCCATTGCATTTTACTGTtattaatgctttgtttttttttttctattttgcagAACATTCCATTTGTGTTCGTTGACGTCGGAGGACAGAGGACACAGCGCCAAAAATGGACCAAATGTTTCGACTGCTCCGTCACGTCGATCCTGTTTCTCGTATCGACCTCCGAGTTCGATCAGGTGTTGGCTGAGGATAGGTCAGTACAGTTTCCCTTCGGTTCACCttgccccccctcccccccaccccctcaatCGCACTCTAACGCGAAATCGCTTTCGATTTGCAGAAAAACGAACCGTCTGGAAGAGTCGCGCAACATCTTCGACACGATCGTGAACAATACCACGTTCGAGGGTATTTCGATCATCCTGTTCCTCAACAAGACGGACCTGCTGCAGCAGAAGGTGAAAAACCCGGAGACGGACATCCGCTGGTACTATCCGCAGTTCACCGGCAACCCGCACTCGATCCTGGACGTGCAGAACTTCATCCTGCAGATGTTTATGAACGTGCGGAAAAACACCAAAACGCCCATCTACCATCACTTCACCAACGCGGTCGACACGCAGAACATTCAGGTCGTGTTCAGCTCGGTGAAGGACACGATCCTGCACCGCAACCTGTCCGCGCTGATGCTGCAGTAGTAGGGCACGGATCGGTCGTTGTAGTTTTGTTTAGTGATTAGGTTAGCAGCACGAACTGGAAACTCCTTTTTGTGGCTTTCTGCTCgggtttagtttttgttttttcccccgatttgtttctctctctctctctttcttttgctcGTTTCATCACACTTTCGTTTGCCATAAGGAACGAAACGCAAATGCATCGGAATGTACATTATTACGTTGTTTGGTCCTTTCTCCCGTCGAGGACAGCAGCGGAGGGACAGCCTGAAAGCGGGGCTCTTTTGCTACTGCTAATGTGCGCGGGGAACTTGTAGATATATCGGATAGTGTAAGCGTGCGCTCTCGATTCAGGGTTTTGTTTGCCCTAGCTCGTTGTGTGGCTCTGTTGTTGAGGGAAAAATCGGTTCCCGTTCATCCGTGGTTTCCCCCCTCTTTTGATTTCGCCTCACTCAAACCAAACTTGTATCTCCACTGTCAAAGGGATATGTGTGGCcggtttttctttctgttctGGGTACAGTTTTCCACCCGAATGTGCAccgtgagtgtgtgcgcgtcACGACTGCTCAATGGAAGAATGAATGGTTTGAAATATTATAACCTTAATTACAGTAATGAACTTGATTTCGTGAACTATTCGCTTTTCTGCGGTCGTTGGTCCATTTCAGGGCAAACCAAGCAGCCCTACACTGCCCTCGTTGTcccatcccccctccccccgaaTTAGCATTGTAATCGAACTGTTCGACACGACACGGAACTGGGGCGGGAAAGCGTTTACTCTTCTTTGTAATTGTTTATTAGCGCCTTATGAACAAAGTTCTTGAAGAATAGAAATAGaagtaaacaaaaagaaaagggtaCGGATGCAGCATCGAGTGCATTTCCAAAATGAAACGTTCACTAGCCTCCTCACCTAaacgcgcgctctctctctatatatatacatataaatCGTCTCACCGCAATACTGTACTAGACTGGAATTTTACAACACTACTAAAGAATCTCCTCTTTGTACTGATTCACATCTATAGAACAGTTGTTAAGCTAAAGCAAACATGCAGCATCGAGAGGGgatagaagaagaataacCACTACTAAACACACACGTCCGAACAGAGCCGAAAGAGGATGGGAAggggcaaacaaaaacgaatgcaaaaaacagtgcaacacaaacaacacgcatacatacacacatacaaacacacacaaaataacgTAAAAGAAAGggatacacacacaatttacaccaaaaactaattttaatctttaaacaaaaaccatGTTCATAAATAACCCACAAATCTCTAATTACGCGGCTATATAGAGCAAGAAACAATCGAACGATCGAACGAACGGTACGGAAGCGATCGAGCACAGCAGTAGCGGTGTGCAGTGTGGCGTGTAAGGTAAATACAATACAACAAGAGTCTCACTGGCGGAGATGGACGAGCGCATATTACGCGGGGTACGATCGGGGGGGTCAATGGAAGGATTATGACGTGTGATTTGCGTGTGAATTGGTGCCGGAAATTtgggaagctttttttaaatgtaaaatagTATGCAAACAGTCTCATTTGCACACCTTTCCCTTGTACTTGTACTGCTCGTAGTCATACGTTTGTTTGCCatatctgtctctctctctcttgcattGCAGTTGGACTGGAATTGTACACTCCAGTCCCACTGGAGTTAGGAGAGAATCGTTTTGCTTGTGTTTTTAAATACGCTCCTTCTTTCCTGTTTTGCACCTAaaatacccccccccccccctattaTTTTGTGAAGTGTGCCATAAGAGCGCGCGTGCCTATCGGGCACGGATATATGTTGAACGATTTCTGACTGACTTTCCCTACTGGAGTTTCTAGCAACCAATTACACGAGTGAGCTGAGCGCGAAGTGCAATACACGGCACAATCTTCCGGCGCATTTTCCCCCTCGCTACCCACCACCCCCCATGTGTACGCTCCTCCCACCGCGCAGTGTTGGACACAGTTTGAAGAAAGACAAATCATTAGATTGTAGCTAGAGCGAATGTAAAGGGTTTATAGTAGGTCGCTTATGCGTCCCATACCGCCTAATT
Proteins encoded:
- the LOC1269257 gene encoding guanine nucleotide-binding protein subunit alpha homolog — encoded protein: MAASNNRRRESTLSKLSCARCCGDFFGYLLRLRVSPEELEQRYKSREIDKILEKDKHAFRRQVKLLLLGAGESGKSTFLKQMRIIHGINFEPELIKEYQHVIYQNIVKGMQVLCDARDKLDIPWEHPTSQLAANEAVMFHSGCLLDAEQFHQYVPLINILWTDGAIRKAYDRRREFQISDSVSYFLDELDRISRLDYKPTHRDILHCRKATKGVFEFTIRIQNIPFVFVDVGGQRTQRQKWTKCFDCSVTSILFLVSTSEFDQVLAEDRKTNRLEESRNIFDTIVNNTTFEGISIILFLNKTDLLQQKVKNPETDIRWYYPQFTGNPHSILDVQNFILQMFMNVRKNTKTPIYHHFTNAVDTQNIQVVFSSVKDTILHRNLSALMLQ